In one Serinus canaria isolate serCan28SL12 chromosome 2, serCan2020, whole genome shotgun sequence genomic region, the following are encoded:
- the GGCT gene encoding gamma-glutamylcyclotransferase, with protein sequence MEPCGKSGCWFLYYAYGSNLLRERLLLRNPSAAFCALARLQDFKLEFGHHQGRTSSVWHGGTATIAQSPGDEVWGIVWKMNTCNLSSLDKQEGVEDGIYVPIEVNVHTQAGKVLTCRSYQMKDYVSGPPSPQYKKVICMGAKQNGLPTDYQEKLEAIETNNYAGPVPIMEEIEAAVKAEKINSA encoded by the exons ATGGAGCCGTGCGGCAAGAGCGGCTGCTGGTTCCTGTACTACGCGTACGGCAGCAACCTGCTGCGGGAGCGGCTGCTGCTGCGCAACCCCTCGGCCGCGTTCTGCGCCCTGGCGCGCCTGCAG GATTTTAAGCTCGAGTTTGGCCATCATCAAGGCAGGACAAGTTCTGTCTGGCATGGAGGTACAGCTACcattgctcagagccctggagaTGAAGTGTGGGGAATAGTGTGGAAAATGAACACTTGCAATCTAAGTTCGCTGGATAA GCAAGAGGGAGTTGAGGATGGCATTTATGTCCCAATAGAAGTCAATGTCCACACTCAAGCAGGAAAGGTACTGACCTGTCGAAGCTACCAGATGAAGGACTATGTCTCTGGTCCTCCTTCTCCACAGTATAAAAAG GTTATCTGCATGGGTGCAAAACAGAATGGCTTGCCAACTGATTATCAGGAGAAATTAGAAGCTATTGAAACTAATAACTATGCAGGACCAGTGCCAATCATGGAAGAGATTGAAGCTGCTgttaaagcagagaaaataaattctgcataG